Genomic window (Salinibacterium sp. M195):
CGAGACGAGCATTCCCCAATCGTAGAGCACGACCGAGCGAGAAACTGAGATCAATCTGAATCAGTGTGCGGGGCGTGAATCGAACACGAGCTCCCGAACGTAGTCGTCTTCCCAACGCTCCCCCACCAGAAACTTCTTGGAACCAACGAGCTGGAAGCCCATCTTCTCGTAGAAGCGATTGGCTCGAGCGTTCTCCTGATTGACCCCAAGCCAGACGGCAGCGAATCCTTGATCGCGCGCCTGTTGGACCCCGGCAGCAACGAGTGCGGCTGCTACTCCTGCACCGTGGAAACCGCCGAGCACGTAGCACTTGCTGAGTTCGATCGTTGGTCGCGCCGAAAGTGCCGATGCGACATCCGAATCA
Coding sequences:
- a CDS encoding GNAT family N-acetyltransferase, with protein sequence MTTTVRRAASSDAELLHELARQTFALACPPGTTPEAIADFIAQHLSVHAFTAYLDDVERAILIGEVDGQPAGYVLFHSAEPNDSDVASALSARPTIELSKCYVLGGFHGAGVAAALVAAGVQQARDQGFAAVWLGVNQENARANRFYEKMGFQLVGSKKFLVGERWEDDYVRELVFDSRPAH